The following DNA comes from Castanea sativa cultivar Marrone di Chiusa Pesio chromosome 10, ASM4071231v1.
AAAAATGCCATGAATCTCCCATGCTTCTTTCCTCAACTTTACTTTGGCAATTTTCTCAACAGTTGACTCATCCACCCCTTGATAGTGTAGAACTAATGCCTTCTTGTCGTTCTTCCTCTGATCCTTGAGCAAATTTTTTTGCTCTACGTTGTAGGTGTCTTCTTGCTCACTTCTGGGTTCTACATATCCATCAGTGACGAGCTCCCATATCTCTTGTAATCCAAACAACGCTTTCATTTGAATCTACCAGCGCTCATAATTTTCTTTCGTCAATTTAGAAATTTGAGGTTGCACCATATTAGAAGACATCTTCACTAATGGTGTAGACAAAGACTTTAAGCTCTAAGACCTTGACTATGATAACACTTTGTTGGCTTTACAAAGCCTTGACTAAAAATTCAACAAAGTACTCACAAGAAagagaggaatgaaaattttattagagtACTTCAAACTCACAAACAAAGAGATTAGGCTATTGCCTTGAGAGCTCGCTACAACTTTTTCTCTCACACACTTCACATCATACATCTATCCCCTTTTATAGGGTGAAGTTACAAGAGCTATCATTATTGTCACGACTCTTTGTTTCATAATAGAAAATTCTAGAATGTGGAAGACTCAAAGACACAATCGTTATGGAATGACAATAGACACAAACAGttatggaaaaacaaaagacacaaactgttatgaaatatcaagAGGCGTCTTTTGGTTTACCACTTCCAACCTACCACACAAACTTAGTAGATGAGGAGACCAAAATGTTTAAGGAATGGATGTAAGTTGTCATATCAATTCCCACCAATCAACCTCCTCATACTTAGCCTTAATTTCATTCCAAGAAGAAGAGCAAGTAAATCTCCCAAATTATGAAATCAACTATTGGATAAAGTTTTCAACAAATGAGAGTAATTTGTAATGGGTGAGGGTTAGGTCCAGTGCATGTAGTGCACTAGACCCGTTAAGATGGTGACATGTGTTCAAAAGTGGACATGTGTTATAATCTCAACGAATCCAGTACAACTGGACACTGGACCTATGCCTCACCCACCTGTAATAACCCAACTTTGCAATTTGCTATAATCTTGCTAAAAGACTATGCCAAGAACCCTCTTTCAGAATATTAAAAACTTTAGCATTCAAATCACTCTTGTAGAATTAATTATTAAACCTATTTTAAAATACTACTGGAAACTTCAACGTCCAAATCGACAGTTGATTACCTTTCTCAGTCAATGATATCAATGGTCCatgagaaaattattagatGTTTTTAAAAGCACAATGATATGGTGCTCTCTCTTTTCATTATATCATAAATGTAAAAGAATGAAGCACCATGTATTTCAAAAGCACTACCCTTGTAGGATTGTTCCAAAGTTTGGTTGTGTTAGGTTTTCactttaaatttaaagtttCTAGATCAATGTTCAAATTCACAACCTTAGATACAATGAAAGAACAaccaatcttttctttttttttttttttttttttaagtttcacaCTTTCTTGATGTCCCAACATAAATTCATAAATtgtaaatttggaattttatatTACCtttgattttgtgtgtgtgtgtatatatatatatatataatcaaataagATTCTTGTTGGAAGTTATATCATTCTATCCTCTAATATAAAGTGAATGACATTTTAAGAGAATCATTacatttttatctttcaatttaatataaattatcaTTTCAAACCCACAAACATAAATTACGATCGTAGAAGAACTATTTTGGACTTGATTTCATAACCTTGTTAATGATCCTATCATCCTATGGTCGAGTGTCTATACCCTATATAAGGGGAATAGTTTGAATTCGAACATTGAATACAGGCAACAATTTTTGGGAAGGTAATTAAAATTTGGGAGTGATACCCCTGaagcaaaaagaataaaaataaataaattccaaattattttttcattttcttgatgaatttccaaaatcctaataataattcttttctttttgttgttattgttgttgttttcctTGGTCTTAATCAATACAGCACATAAAGAACTCCATGCCACCAGGCTTCCTTCATCTCTCCAACAATGACGGCAAAACCCCAGGCGAGATCTTCATGGATACCCATAAAAACCTTGTGGAAGAGGGTGGGAAGTGGCTAAGCCACACATCGAATGCATGCTCAATTGTAGCAGGTCTCTTTGTCACAGTTGCCTTTAACATGTCAACTACCGTGCCTGGTGATGTGGATGACAACGGCTATCCCCGCCTCGAAAAACAGTTGGCATTTAATATTTTCGCCATCTCATCCTATATATCCTTCTATTCCTCACTGTTAGCAGTCATCATGTTCCTTGCAATCCTCACCTCCGGCTACAAAGAAAGCAGTTTTCGTAGTACCCTACCAATGAAGCTTTTGTTGGCTTTAACAGCTTTCTACGTGTCTATAGCATCTACCGCAATATCTTTTTCTGCAGCACACTTCTTCATTCTAAGAGAAAGACTGAAATCTGCAGCTTTTCCATCATATTCATGGGCAGTCCTGCTACTAATATTCTTTGCTATAGCAGGGTTTCCACTGTACTTTCATTTGACATGGGCTATTTTCAAGAAAGTGCCACATCATCACCACATGATAACTCCGGCTGGTTTTCATATTAAACATTAAGTAAAAATGCTCCTTCCTAGCTTATTCAAGACCCTGATGAGTCAGATTTAATATCGATAAAGTCATTTATATCCTATGATGATCAACTTGTCCTGTGTGTGATCTATTGAATACTATCTTTCTTCTTAATTAATACCAGCGAGATGTTCTGCAATTGCTAAAGGATTATAAGACTTGAATTTTATCATTGGGGATCTCAATAATTTGTTTAGAGCTATCATGATTCATGACTGCCTGCTCCTGCATTACTTTCTACCTTAGAGATGCAAAAAAAAGTTTACCCAttactattttatctattttaccaatcTATTTTACAACTTACCTTAcatccaaatttttatttttacatgcaatctaataaaagaatataaactaacaaataaaataataaaaattttattatctcTTTTAAAATAGCAACTGGAAGTATTTACACTCGCAGTGTTGGTGCTCTTACAAATAGCACCCTCAACCCTTTGCAATAGAAATGGTATAGTTTCtcgtgccaaaaaaaaaaaaaaacttgaaattgataTTAAATTGTTGAAGGAATCTGCTAGTTTACAAGAATGTgaataaaacttgaaatttttatcAACACATCTCAAaaacttttaatctttttttccaTGTAATATAAAACATGtctcaatttaatatttaaaggACCATGAGATTGATAAGTACTCAATACAATTATTGAAAAGCTTTTGATTCTATTATTTAAACTAAAATATAACCTATCGCATAGGTTTGGGAATAAACTTGTCACAATTCTATTTAACAGTCTCTAATTCAAAATACattcatttgaaataaataatacCTGTCATAATATATTGTACTAAAAGAAGATCACAAGATTGGaaatacatttgaaataaaacttgtgGTGATATATTGTACAAAGAGATCACAAGATTCGAAATACATTTGAAATTAAACCTGTCGCAGTTTCAGTATACAAAAAAGGATCGTAAGATTGGAAATACGTTTAAATAAAACTTGTCACAATTCTTTCTAAAAGTTTCTAATTCACAATACATTCATATGAAAGTTTCTGAAAGTTTTGATGATTCAACTGTTCTCCAAAATAcaagatttttaggcttcatttCCATGCCGTCATTGGATCACAGATTGTGCACTAATCCTAGTCACATACTCCAAGAATTCATTCAAGACGGTAGGGCAGTTTTCCTTTGAAGTATTCAAAACCATCTATCTGCATCACAGCTGcgaaaaaaattgagaataatCTGCAGCCAACATTAGAATAAAAATCCAGACAGTAAAAACAACTTGAATCTTGAGAAGTCATTACAGAACAAAGCAATAGAAATATCAAACCTCATGGTGAACTTTTAGTCATACTTTCTGTCATCAATCTAgtctgacattttttttttcatcaatccTAGTTGACATTTTTCATCTATAAAGatctccatttttttaaaagtaaactaTGTCCAAGTTGTATCAATTATGTCATTAGCATCTGCTGATGtacttcaatttttgttatGATATTCCCGCAATcagatttttaatatttattaaaatgttaattaacTTTTTCCTTCTTGTAACAGAATTTTAGAAAACATGATTTCTTCGACATTACTGTATGTGGCATAGTACTAAACCCAGATCAATTGACCCCCGTTAATGATTTACTAACTTTCATGATCAGGATCCCTTTTGAGGAtatgttaaaatttcattaacttTTCCTTCTTGTAACACAAGTTCATCAAACATGATTTCTTCTACATTACTGTATAGGGCACTAGTACTAAAAGTAAAAGCCCAACTAGATCAACTAACCCACGTTAATCAAATCCGCAAGGACATCATGTTAAactatgaaaattttcaattaaattaaaagagATGGCATGAAAAAAGCAAGCCAGTGAAAATTAAGTCTGAATTAGATGGcatgaaaattcaaaactatCCGGCCAGGGAGAGGGGAGTGTGGCCGGTAGGTGGGCATATCAAGAGCGATTACTCATTCAGTAATCCTCTCAAATGAGAGTCCCCTGTATTCCCCAGGCCTCTCCAGTAGAATGCAGTTCAAAATACAACTTGATAGCGAACTACTTTTTAAGGGTCAAATTTACAAAACTCCTATGGTCTCAGGGGATAGTTAAACACTTCATATCACAGGTGTGTAattgagaatgagagagagatgcaaacatgTTGActaataattcaaattatttaaaCTGAAGGTTGAGTACCATAGCATTCtacccaatttttattatatttaatctGGTTTAAGTAAATTTCATATCacatttttacaacatataagaataaaataatctCATTTCCCACGGTATATATTATAGGAATATGAATGGGATGTATGTAAGTATTAATATAAAAGAACAAttcaactaactaaataaatcctTTCAAAAGAACAATGGCAGAGCAATACTGGGGATCCAAATACATagaaaacctcaaaaaaaaattcat
Coding sequences within:
- the LOC142612573 gene encoding uncharacterized protein LOC142612573 — encoded protein: MFHKLDKKGNSALHLAATLGEQKTGLIPGAALQMQWEIKWYEHIKNSMPPGFLHLSNNDGKTPGEIFMDTHKNLVEEGGKWLSHTSNACSIVAGLFVTVAFNMSTTVPGDVDDNGYPRLEKQLAFNIFAISSYISFYSSLLAVIMFLAILTSGYKESSFRSTLPMKLLLALTAFYVSIASTAISFSAAHFFILRERLKSAAFPSYSWAVLLLIFFAIAGFPLYFHLTWAIFKKVPHHHHMITPAGFHIKH